Proteins co-encoded in one Arthrobacter globiformis genomic window:
- a CDS encoding Glu/Leu/Phe/Val family dehydrogenase, whose translation MASMFDLMDEWGPEKIVAVSDAKTGMKGVLVIDNTSRGIGKGGTRMQPGVTVEEIARLARVMTWKWAGVDLFYGGAKAGIQADPRSPYKEEILRSFVRRLSNEVPREYVFGLDMGLTENDAAVIIDELGDRGSAVGTPYELGGVPYDQLGITGYGVAEVVDQAASRQGLQGSRVAVQGFGAVGHAAASRLHELGYQVVAISTAEGAIADPSGLDIPELLRRRSESGDALVADFPELKIDPGDELFVDAEIAVPAALQDVIDASAAERMGARLVVEGANLPTSSEAQQVLLRRGVTVVPDFVANAGGVVSAAFAMDARYSPFRAATESIFSTVSEKLRANTVQVLEAAESRSVTSHEAARSLAQERVRAAMLLRGKPLPH comes from the coding sequence ATGGCAAGCATGTTCGACCTCATGGACGAATGGGGTCCTGAGAAAATCGTCGCGGTCAGCGACGCCAAGACGGGGATGAAAGGCGTCCTCGTCATCGACAACACCTCCCGCGGCATCGGCAAGGGAGGCACCCGGATGCAGCCGGGAGTCACCGTCGAGGAGATCGCCCGCCTCGCCCGCGTCATGACCTGGAAGTGGGCTGGCGTCGACCTGTTCTACGGCGGGGCGAAGGCCGGCATCCAGGCCGATCCGCGTTCCCCCTACAAGGAGGAAATCCTGCGGTCCTTCGTGCGCCGGCTCTCCAACGAAGTTCCCCGCGAATATGTCTTCGGCCTGGACATGGGCCTCACCGAGAACGATGCAGCAGTCATCATCGACGAACTCGGCGACCGGGGTTCCGCCGTCGGCACCCCCTACGAGCTGGGCGGTGTGCCCTACGACCAGCTGGGCATCACCGGGTATGGCGTGGCCGAAGTCGTGGATCAGGCCGCGAGCCGGCAGGGGCTGCAGGGTTCCCGCGTGGCCGTGCAGGGCTTCGGCGCCGTGGGCCACGCCGCTGCCTCCCGGCTGCATGAACTGGGTTACCAGGTGGTGGCGATATCCACTGCCGAGGGCGCCATCGCAGACCCGTCCGGGCTGGACATCCCCGAGCTGTTGCGCCGCCGCAGCGAGTCCGGAGACGCCCTGGTCGCTGATTTCCCTGAGTTGAAGATCGACCCGGGCGACGAGCTCTTCGTGGACGCAGAAATCGCGGTCCCGGCAGCACTGCAGGACGTGATCGACGCCTCCGCCGCGGAGCGGATGGGCGCCCGCCTCGTCGTCGAAGGCGCCAATCTGCCCACGAGCTCCGAAGCCCAGCAGGTGCTGCTGCGGCGAGGTGTGACTGTGGTGCCGGACTTTGTGGCCAACGCCGGCGGCGTGGTGAGCGCGGCCTTCGCCATGGACGCCCGATACTCGCCCTTCCGGGCAGCGACGGAGTCCATCTTCAGCACGGTGTCGGAAAAGCTTCGTGCAAACACCGTCCAGGTTCTCGAGGCGGCCGAGAGCCGCTCGGTGACCAGTCACGAGGCGGCCCGCAGTCTTGCCCAGGAACGGGTCCGCGCTGCCATGCTGCTGCGCGGCAAGCCGTTGCCGCACTAG
- the amaB gene encoding L-piperidine-6-carboxylate dehydrogenase: MTETIQETALAASVSRALEACGVTADALGGDHEARSPLTGEVLLTVPSATADEVNEAITKAHEAFLRWREVPAPVRGNVIKRWGELLTEHKEDLAVLVQAEAGKITSEALGEVQEMIDICDFAVGQSRMLYGKTMPSERPGHRLQETWHPLGVVGVISAFNFPVAVYSWNTALALVCGDSVVWKPSGITVLSALGAHALLARAIKDTGAPADIHQLVIADRHAGQAIVDDPRVALVSATGSVRLGQEIAPRIAARFGRALLELGGNNAAIVAPSADLDLALRGIVFAAAGTAGQRCTTMRRLIVHESIVDELTEKLISAYGTLRIGDPTDPSTLVGPLINKKSFNDMQGALADAKAQGGTVVTGGGRVLADERPDAFYVEPAIVRMPRQSEVVQDETFAPILYVLTYSDFSEAIALQNGVPQGLSSAIFTNDQAEAERFISAAGSDCGIANVNIGTSGAEIGGAFGGEKETGGGRESGSDSWRVYMRQATNTINYSGELPLAQGVKFL; the protein is encoded by the coding sequence ATGACTGAGACCATCCAGGAAACCGCCCTCGCAGCATCCGTCAGCCGAGCCCTTGAGGCCTGCGGCGTAACCGCCGATGCGCTCGGCGGCGACCATGAAGCGCGCAGCCCGCTCACGGGCGAAGTGCTGCTCACCGTCCCCAGTGCCACCGCTGACGAGGTCAACGAAGCCATCACGAAGGCCCACGAAGCCTTCCTGAGGTGGCGCGAGGTCCCGGCTCCCGTGCGCGGCAACGTCATCAAGCGGTGGGGCGAACTGCTCACCGAGCACAAGGAGGACCTGGCGGTTCTCGTCCAGGCTGAGGCGGGAAAAATCACCTCCGAGGCCCTCGGCGAGGTCCAGGAAATGATCGACATCTGTGACTTTGCCGTCGGCCAGTCCCGCATGCTCTACGGCAAGACCATGCCGTCCGAGCGCCCGGGCCACCGGCTGCAGGAGACGTGGCACCCCCTGGGCGTGGTGGGTGTCATCTCCGCCTTCAACTTTCCCGTCGCCGTGTACTCCTGGAACACCGCGCTGGCCCTGGTCTGCGGTGACTCCGTCGTCTGGAAGCCGTCCGGCATCACGGTCCTGAGTGCCCTCGGCGCCCACGCCCTGCTGGCCCGCGCCATCAAGGACACCGGCGCACCGGCCGACATCCATCAGCTGGTCATCGCCGACCGCCACGCCGGCCAGGCGATCGTGGACGATCCGCGGGTAGCGCTCGTGTCCGCCACCGGCTCCGTGCGCCTGGGGCAGGAGATCGCCCCGCGCATCGCCGCCCGTTTCGGCCGCGCGCTCCTGGAGCTCGGCGGCAACAACGCAGCGATCGTCGCCCCCAGCGCCGACCTGGACCTCGCCCTGCGCGGCATCGTCTTCGCCGCCGCCGGTACGGCCGGACAGCGCTGCACCACCATGCGCCGCCTCATCGTGCACGAGTCCATCGTTGACGAGCTCACCGAGAAGCTCATCAGCGCCTACGGCACGCTCCGCATCGGCGATCCGACGGACCCGTCCACCCTGGTGGGCCCGCTCATCAACAAGAAGAGCTTCAACGACATGCAGGGTGCCCTCGCCGACGCCAAGGCCCAGGGCGGTACCGTCGTGACCGGCGGCGGCCGTGTCCTCGCCGACGAGCGCCCTGACGCCTTCTACGTTGAACCCGCTATCGTCCGGATGCCCCGGCAGAGCGAGGTGGTCCAGGACGAAACCTTCGCACCCATCCTGTACGTGCTGACCTACAGTGACTTCTCCGAGGCGATCGCGCTGCAGAACGGCGTGCCGCAGGGCCTGTCCTCCGCCATCTTCACCAATGACCAGGCCGAAGCCGAGAGGTTCATCTCTGCCGCCGGGTCGGACTGCGGCATCGCCAATGTCAACATCGGAACCTCCGGTGCCGAGATCGGCGGTGCGTTCGGCGGCGAAAAGGAGACCGGCGGCGGACGCGAGTCCGGTTCCGACTCCTGGCGCGTGTACATGCGGCAGGCAACCAACACCATCAACTACTCCGGCGAACTCCCCCTCGCCCAGGGCGTCAAGTTCCTCTGA
- the hglS gene encoding 2-oxoadipate dioxygenase/decarboxylase produces MSFREPWQLRAKFARRLSTMYGEEVPAYNTLVDVSTAVNEDYLRSKGAEAERLGSISRVTAERHGAIRVGSAAEMAQVARVFAAFGMHPVGFYDLRDASKSSVPVVSTAFRPVDPEELARNPFRVFTSMLAADDPRFFSAELQEQLQRFIGSRTLFPKELLDLADKAAAAGGLEDDEADRLLELATAAFKLSDHPVDHAWYKKLEAVSAVASDIGGVSTTHINHLTPRVLDIDDLYGRMEAQGITMIDEIQGPPRWDGPDVLLRQTSFRALSEDRVFRFEDGTVGPGELRVRFGEVEQRGIALTPAGRDLYDRMVAETDRRLAAGQGNGIRVDVARGVWEENLPRTEKELAMQKLAYFTFTVDGDAQWSHYGDSLRGRTVSLTELIERGVAVPEPIVYEDFLPRSAAGIFQSNLTDEGSRDDAQAGTDYDITVMSTIVGRTVADPNELYQRQQDASVAALAEDLGTTVEV; encoded by the coding sequence ATGTCTTTCCGAGAACCCTGGCAGCTCCGGGCTAAATTCGCCCGCAGGTTATCGACGATGTACGGCGAGGAGGTCCCGGCGTACAACACCCTGGTGGACGTCTCCACCGCCGTCAACGAAGACTACCTGCGCAGCAAGGGCGCCGAAGCGGAACGCCTCGGAAGCATCTCCCGGGTCACGGCCGAAAGGCACGGCGCCATCCGGGTCGGATCCGCCGCAGAAATGGCCCAGGTTGCCCGCGTTTTCGCCGCCTTTGGCATGCACCCGGTGGGCTTCTACGACCTGCGGGACGCCTCCAAATCATCCGTGCCCGTCGTCTCCACCGCATTCCGCCCCGTCGACCCGGAGGAACTGGCCCGGAACCCGTTCCGCGTGTTCACCTCCATGCTGGCCGCCGACGACCCCCGCTTCTTCAGCGCCGAACTGCAGGAGCAACTGCAAAGGTTCATCGGTTCCCGCACCCTTTTCCCAAAAGAGCTGCTGGACCTGGCGGACAAGGCCGCGGCCGCGGGCGGCCTCGAGGACGACGAGGCGGACCGGCTCCTGGAGCTGGCCACCGCCGCATTCAAGCTGTCGGACCACCCCGTGGACCACGCCTGGTACAAGAAGCTCGAGGCGGTCTCCGCCGTTGCCTCCGACATCGGCGGGGTCAGCACCACGCACATCAACCACCTCACGCCCCGGGTGCTGGACATCGACGATCTCTACGGCCGGATGGAAGCCCAGGGGATCACCATGATCGACGAGATCCAGGGCCCGCCCCGCTGGGACGGACCCGACGTCCTGCTGCGGCAGACCTCGTTCCGGGCACTCTCGGAAGACCGGGTCTTCCGCTTCGAGGACGGCACCGTCGGCCCCGGAGAACTTCGGGTCCGCTTCGGCGAGGTCGAGCAGCGCGGTATTGCCCTCACTCCCGCAGGGCGCGACCTGTACGACAGGATGGTCGCCGAAACGGACCGCCGGCTGGCCGCCGGCCAGGGCAACGGCATCCGCGTCGACGTCGCCCGGGGGGTCTGGGAGGAAAACCTCCCCCGCACCGAGAAGGAACTGGCCATGCAGAAACTCGCCTACTTCACATTCACCGTGGACGGCGACGCCCAGTGGAGCCATTACGGCGACTCGCTCCGCGGCCGGACCGTCTCACTGACGGAACTGATCGAACGGGGCGTCGCAGTTCCGGAGCCCATCGTCTACGAGGATTTCCTCCCCCGCTCCGCGGCCGGGATTTTCCAGTCCAACCTCACCGACGAAGGCTCGCGCGACGACGCGCAGGCCGGCACCGACTACGACATCACCGTGATGTCCACGATCGTCGGCCGCACCGTGGCGGATCCGAATGAGCTCTACCAGCGGCAGCAGGACGCCTCCGTTGCCGCGCTGGCAGAAGACCTGGGCACGACTGTCGAAGTCTGA
- a CDS encoding NAD(P)/FAD-dependent oxidoreductase, translating into MANQVVPLDLSYAYSQPTEAEVVIIGGGIMGVSTAWHLADRGVKNIVVIEQAELGSGSSAKPLGGVRANFSDPGNIILGQRSLAEYTRFPERFGADIGLQTVGYLFLCRSAGEVADLERATEIQNSMGVNSRMVSPSEAGKINPLLDPSVLTAASFSPGDGFAEPGLAVEAYAAAARERGVTFLNRTQVVEIQRNGRSIETVITNRGTIRTGAVVCCAGAWSARIGDMAGVDLPVTPVRRLIGMTRQQARPFPRVPFTLDLSTTMYFHNYLNGLLVGISHEQEGGFSREFNYDWLPEFNAAASVCAPELENPDLEWGWAGLYENTPDHNALIGQAEELPGFFYATGFSGHGFLQGPAVGELVADLYLGKPTFLDPSHFSADRFKGTETALREVNII; encoded by the coding sequence GTGGCCAATCAGGTTGTTCCGCTGGACTTGAGCTACGCCTATTCCCAGCCGACGGAAGCAGAAGTCGTCATTATCGGCGGCGGCATCATGGGTGTCAGCACGGCTTGGCACCTGGCAGACCGCGGAGTGAAAAACATTGTCGTCATTGAACAGGCCGAACTGGGCAGCGGGTCCTCCGCCAAGCCTCTCGGCGGCGTGCGGGCAAATTTTTCCGATCCGGGAAACATCATCCTGGGACAGCGGTCGCTGGCCGAGTACACCAGGTTTCCGGAAAGGTTCGGTGCCGATATCGGCCTGCAGACCGTGGGGTACCTGTTCCTGTGCCGCTCCGCAGGCGAGGTCGCCGACCTGGAGCGGGCCACGGAGATCCAAAACTCCATGGGCGTGAACAGCCGCATGGTGTCCCCGTCCGAGGCTGGCAAGATCAATCCGCTGCTGGATCCGTCGGTTCTCACGGCTGCATCTTTCTCTCCCGGTGACGGGTTTGCCGAGCCCGGCCTGGCCGTTGAAGCCTATGCCGCAGCAGCCCGGGAACGCGGGGTGACCTTCCTCAACCGCACCCAGGTGGTCGAGATCCAGCGCAACGGCCGGTCGATTGAAACGGTGATTACCAACCGTGGCACCATCCGCACCGGTGCGGTGGTGTGCTGTGCGGGTGCGTGGAGCGCCCGGATTGGCGACATGGCCGGTGTGGACCTGCCGGTCACGCCTGTGCGGCGGCTCATCGGCATGACCCGGCAGCAGGCCCGGCCCTTTCCACGCGTTCCCTTCACCCTGGACCTGTCCACCACCATGTACTTCCACAACTATCTCAATGGCCTGCTCGTGGGTATCTCCCATGAGCAGGAGGGCGGATTTTCCCGCGAGTTCAACTACGACTGGCTGCCGGAGTTCAACGCGGCCGCCTCGGTCTGCGCGCCGGAGCTGGAGAATCCCGACCTGGAGTGGGGCTGGGCCGGACTCTATGAGAACACCCCCGACCACAACGCCCTCATTGGGCAGGCGGAGGAGCTTCCCGGGTTCTTCTACGCCACCGGGTTCTCCGGGCATGGTTTCCTCCAGGGCCCGGCCGTGGGCGAACTCGTGGCCGACCTGTACCTCGGCAAGCCGACTTTCCTCGACCCTTCCCACTTCTCAGCGGACCGCTTCAAAGGGACTGAAACAGCCTTGCGGGAAGTCAACATCATCTGA
- a CDS encoding GntR family transcriptional regulator produces MQPISSWGGHVDPSALQHLTLKDSAEEIVRRALLSGSMKPGQIYSANSLSAQLGVSNSPTREAMLALAGKGLLEVVRNRGFRVVEMSDRDKQEVYDLRLLIEVEAVRRVTAAGIGESESVALKALADKTIDAAETENMLEYLETDQQFHSHLVGLLGNRRWTAIVENLRDQSRITGSYHLQERGLLMSSAEEHRGILEAVLAGDEKLAGERMSRHLDYARPETGKD; encoded by the coding sequence ATGCAGCCCATCTCATCCTGGGGCGGCCACGTCGACCCGTCAGCCCTCCAGCACCTGACCCTGAAGGATTCCGCCGAGGAAATCGTCCGTCGCGCACTCCTGAGCGGGTCCATGAAGCCCGGGCAGATCTACTCGGCCAACAGCCTCTCCGCCCAGCTGGGCGTGTCGAACAGCCCCACTCGCGAGGCCATGCTTGCACTTGCCGGCAAGGGACTCCTGGAAGTAGTGCGCAACCGCGGCTTCCGCGTGGTCGAGATGTCCGATCGCGACAAGCAGGAGGTCTATGACCTCCGCCTTCTTATCGAAGTCGAAGCCGTGCGGCGCGTGACCGCTGCAGGCATCGGTGAGTCCGAGTCCGTGGCCCTGAAGGCCCTGGCGGACAAGACCATCGACGCTGCGGAGACCGAGAACATGCTCGAGTACCTGGAAACAGACCAGCAATTTCACTCCCACCTGGTGGGCCTGCTCGGAAACCGTCGGTGGACCGCCATTGTTGAAAACCTCAGGGACCAGTCCCGGATCACCGGCTCCTATCACCTGCAGGAGCGCGGCCTGCTCATGAGCAGCGCCGAGGAACACCGAGGCATCCTCGAGGCAGTCCTCGCTGGTGACGAGAAGCTTGCTGGCGAGCGAATGTCACGCCACCTCGACTACGCGCGCCCGGAGACCGGAAAGGACTGA
- a CDS encoding ABC transporter substrate-binding protein, producing MKKSVLTAAALGALVVSSMTACGNDAAKTVAADCKPAASFQTLSAGTLTVAVPELPPFSTYANSQLAGVDGELIKEFAKRNCLEVKAEPTSYAGTIPAVQSSRADVAIGAYYRTSERDKIVGLTRPVYTDEMATVSIEGIDQVSALESRKVGTVDGYLWVPDLKALLGDKLTIYPSAVEMQADLKAGRIDTGIDSYGSAVEMYKGDSKYKVTAVQPDARVKASKEPAQIAFPYIKSNSGLGAALDATITSMKSDGTIGSALKGAGLPETGADTGAPRLIG from the coding sequence ATGAAGAAGTCTGTTCTGACAGCTGCGGCCCTTGGCGCCCTCGTCGTCTCCTCGATGACCGCATGCGGCAATGACGCCGCAAAGACGGTGGCAGCCGACTGCAAGCCTGCGGCTTCGTTCCAAACCCTTAGTGCCGGCACGCTCACGGTGGCCGTCCCGGAACTTCCGCCGTTCTCCACCTACGCCAACAGCCAGCTGGCCGGCGTGGACGGTGAACTCATCAAGGAATTCGCGAAGCGCAACTGCCTCGAAGTCAAAGCCGAGCCAACGTCTTACGCGGGCACCATCCCGGCGGTGCAATCCAGCCGTGCTGACGTCGCCATCGGCGCCTACTACCGGACCTCGGAAAGGGACAAGATCGTCGGACTGACGAGACCCGTCTACACGGACGAGATGGCCACCGTCAGCATCGAGGGCATCGATCAGGTTTCCGCACTCGAGAGCCGCAAGGTGGGCACTGTGGATGGATACCTCTGGGTTCCTGACTTGAAGGCCTTGCTCGGCGACAAGCTGACCATCTACCCGTCGGCCGTGGAAATGCAGGCCGACCTGAAAGCCGGCCGCATCGACACGGGGATCGACAGCTACGGATCCGCCGTCGAGATGTACAAGGGTGACTCCAAGTACAAGGTGACTGCCGTGCAGCCTGATGCCCGCGTCAAGGCGTCCAAGGAGCCAGCGCAGATCGCCTTCCCCTACATCAAGTCCAACAGCGGGCTGGGTGCTGCGCTGGACGCAACCATCACCTCAATGAAATCCGACGGCACGATCGGTTCTGCGCTCAAGGGGGCCGGCCTCCCGGAAACCGGTGCCGACACGGGCGCACCCCGACTCATCGGCTGA
- a CDS encoding ornithine cyclodeaminase family protein yields MPISAALTVVDPPLTVLGPDHVMALPPMAAVQALSDALSSGVDPERDGVRSRVETPHGQLLQMPAASQDYAGTKILTLTPGNTSRGRPGIQGVYVLFAGDTQQPAAVIDGAALTRIRTPAVSAFGLRLLGHRTIPRIVVFGAGVQAWEHIRVFHAVFGLQTVAVAARNPGAAAGLATKATEELGLKASSHGLAEAETLVGSADVTVCCTASPSPLFSGRSVRPGATVVATGSHQSGNRELDRELMARARICVESANTALAEAGEVIDAVAHGELNPQNLITLARLQQNGPPAPSTSRPAVFKTTGMPWQDLAIAAAIHRLWLSDNGSPALSPAEPN; encoded by the coding sequence ATGCCCATCAGTGCGGCACTGACCGTTGTGGATCCGCCCCTCACCGTGCTCGGCCCGGACCACGTCATGGCATTGCCGCCCATGGCAGCCGTCCAGGCCCTCAGCGACGCGCTGTCCAGCGGCGTCGACCCCGAGCGCGACGGCGTCCGGAGCCGCGTGGAAACACCGCATGGCCAGTTGCTCCAGATGCCCGCTGCCTCACAGGACTACGCCGGAACAAAAATCCTCACTCTGACGCCTGGCAACACCTCCCGGGGCAGGCCCGGCATCCAGGGCGTCTATGTCCTCTTCGCCGGTGACACCCAGCAACCCGCTGCCGTCATTGACGGCGCGGCCCTGACCCGGATCCGCACACCGGCCGTCTCAGCATTCGGCCTTCGGCTGCTGGGGCACCGGACAATCCCGCGGATAGTTGTCTTCGGTGCCGGTGTCCAGGCCTGGGAACACATCAGGGTCTTCCACGCGGTCTTCGGGCTGCAAACAGTCGCTGTCGCCGCGCGGAACCCCGGCGCCGCCGCGGGCCTGGCGACGAAGGCAACAGAGGAACTCGGGCTCAAGGCATCATCGCACGGCCTGGCGGAGGCAGAGACGCTGGTGGGCAGCGCGGACGTCACGGTCTGCTGCACTGCCTCGCCTTCCCCGCTGTTCTCCGGGCGTTCCGTGCGGCCCGGTGCCACCGTCGTGGCCACCGGCTCCCACCAATCAGGCAACAGGGAACTGGACCGGGAGCTTATGGCCAGGGCACGGATCTGCGTTGAGTCCGCCAACACCGCCCTGGCAGAGGCCGGCGAGGTCATCGACGCCGTCGCCCACGGGGAGCTGAACCCGCAGAACCTGATCACGTTGGCCCGCCTGCAACAGAACGGCCCGCCCGCACCGTCTACCAGCAGGCCAGCCGTCTTCAAAACCACGGGAATGCCCTGGCAGGACCTTGCCATCGCGGCAGCCATCCACCGGCTGTGGCTCTCCGATAATGGTTCGCCGGCGCTTTCGCCGGCTGAGCCCAATTGA
- a CDS encoding amino acid ABC transporter ATP-binding protein: protein MQSIAKDPLTTGQTAVRVTNLAKAYGDHVVLRDVTLEVAPGTVTAMIGPSGAGKSTLLRCINLLERPDKGQIEICSHRIDASKPLSAKSLAPLRRSAGMVFQHFNLFPHMTVLRNISLPQQRILGRSREEADTKSMELLGRMGLADKAKQYPSRCSGGQQQRIAIARALALGPQVMLFDEPTSALDPEVGVEVLEVMKELASDGMTMIVVTHEMGFAENVSDTLVVMADGGIIEQGDPHRIMREPEHERTRRFLRAVLER from the coding sequence ATGCAAAGCATCGCTAAGGACCCCCTCACCACAGGGCAAACGGCTGTGAGGGTAACCAACCTGGCCAAGGCCTACGGAGACCACGTGGTCCTCAGGGACGTCACCCTGGAGGTCGCGCCCGGCACAGTGACCGCCATGATCGGTCCGTCCGGCGCCGGCAAGTCCACACTACTTCGCTGCATCAACCTGCTGGAAAGGCCGGACAAAGGCCAGATCGAGATCTGCAGCCACCGCATCGACGCATCCAAGCCGCTCTCCGCCAAGAGCCTGGCGCCCTTGCGGCGCAGCGCCGGCATGGTTTTCCAGCACTTCAACCTGTTCCCGCACATGACCGTGCTGCGCAATATCAGCCTGCCCCAGCAGCGCATCCTCGGCCGCAGCCGCGAGGAAGCGGACACCAAGTCCATGGAGCTTCTGGGCCGCATGGGGTTGGCAGACAAGGCGAAGCAATACCCGTCGCGGTGCTCCGGCGGGCAGCAGCAGCGCATCGCCATCGCCCGCGCCCTGGCGCTCGGACCGCAGGTGATGCTCTTTGACGAGCCCACGTCCGCGCTTGACCCGGAGGTCGGCGTCGAAGTCCTGGAGGTCATGAAGGAGCTGGCCTCCGACGGTATGACCATGATCGTGGTGACCCATGAAATGGGCTTCGCCGAGAATGTCTCCGACACCCTGGTTGTCATGGCTGACGGCGGCATCATCGAACAGGGGGATCCGCACCGGATCATGCGCGAACCGGAGCACGAGCGCACCCGCCGCTTCCTTCGCGCTGTACTGGAGCGCTGA
- a CDS encoding amino acid ABC transporter permease has protein sequence MDILKAIALGLPMTLLVTAVSLGIGSLVALPLLAGLRSGRTAVRFLTRAVIDILRGIPPIVWLFVLFYGISVGTFKLSAFWAGVIGLGVVAGAYLTEIFRGALGAVNAGQWEASEALGLDRFTLWTRIIGPQGLRVAIPGFTTYGIGLLKDSSIVSTIGVAEIVYLTQQNARMSGQGIVVYFIAAAIYIMLSMPLGMLSRNLDIKMRKAVAR, from the coding sequence ATGGATATCCTCAAAGCCATCGCCCTCGGCCTGCCAATGACGCTCCTGGTGACCGCGGTTTCCCTAGGCATCGGCAGCCTGGTGGCACTGCCCCTGCTGGCGGGCCTCCGTTCCGGCCGGACCGCCGTCCGATTCCTGACCCGGGCCGTGATCGACATCCTGCGGGGCATCCCGCCCATCGTCTGGCTGTTCGTCCTCTTCTACGGAATCAGCGTCGGCACCTTCAAGCTCAGTGCCTTCTGGGCCGGCGTCATCGGACTCGGCGTCGTTGCCGGCGCCTACCTGACCGAGATTTTCCGTGGCGCCCTTGGGGCAGTCAACGCCGGACAGTGGGAGGCCAGCGAAGCCCTGGGCCTGGACAGGTTCACCCTGTGGACCCGGATCATCGGTCCGCAGGGACTTCGTGTGGCCATCCCCGGCTTTACCACCTACGGCATCGGCCTGCTGAAGGATTCCTCCATCGTGTCCACCATCGGCGTCGCGGAGATTGTGTACCTCACCCAGCAAAACGCCAGGATGTCCGGGCAGGGCATCGTGGTGTACTTCATCGCCGCAGCCATCTACATCATGCTCAGCATGCCGCTGGGCATGCTCTCCCGGAACCTGGACATCAAAATGCGGAAGGCCGTGGCCCGATGA
- a CDS encoding amino acid ABC transporter permease produces MNTILQDIIDYGPTLLGGLKISLALTGLSLLFGTVFALVFALGITSRNTAFRWASTFFVEVGRGAPALVLLQLMYYGLPNASITLTAFASATLALTWTAAAYMAEYIRGGLASVPASEIEGAQALGMSHADTLRFVIIPQGMRIALPALMGFAVLLFQATSLAYSVAVPELMSQAYSAGSSSFKYLNLFIIAGAIYAAISIPATWLSVGAEKHLAKHL; encoded by the coding sequence ATGAACACCATCCTCCAAGACATCATCGATTACGGCCCCACCCTGCTCGGCGGCCTGAAAATCAGCCTCGCCCTGACCGGCCTCAGCCTGCTTTTCGGCACCGTCTTCGCCCTTGTTTTCGCGCTCGGCATCACGTCCAGGAACACCGCCTTTCGCTGGGCGTCCACCTTCTTCGTTGAGGTCGGGCGTGGAGCGCCCGCGCTGGTGCTCCTGCAGCTGATGTACTACGGGCTTCCCAACGCCAGCATCACATTGACTGCCTTCGCCTCAGCAACGCTCGCCCTGACGTGGACCGCCGCGGCCTACATGGCCGAGTACATCCGCGGCGGCCTCGCCTCAGTTCCCGCAAGCGAGATCGAAGGCGCCCAGGCCCTTGGCATGAGCCATGCGGACACCCTGCGCTTCGTCATCATCCCGCAGGGCATGCGGATTGCGCTGCCGGCCCTGATGGGATTCGCCGTCCTGCTGTTCCAAGCGACGTCCCTTGCATACTCCGTGGCTGTTCCCGAACTCATGAGCCAGGCCTACTCAGCGGGCTCATCCTCCTTCAAATACTTGAATCTGTTCATCATTGCCGGTGCCATCTACGCAGCGATTTCGATTCCCGCCACTTGGCTTTCCGTGGGCGCAGAAAAGCACCTAGCCAAACACCTTTAG